One stretch of Streptomyces sp. A2-16 DNA includes these proteins:
- the cpt gene encoding chloramphenicol phosphotransferase CPT, with amino-acid sequence MTTQVIVLNGGSSSGKSGIVRCLQAVLPDPWLAFGIDGFVESLPASLRAGDAGIEFAADGGVSVGEEFSRLEAAWRAGVTATAWAGARVIVDDVFLGGAHSQERWRKSLDGLDVLWVGVRCEAAVAAGRELVRGDRVSGMAEKQAEIVHQGVVYDLEVDTTRTEALDCARTIAEAVVSGSP; translated from the coding sequence GTGACGACTCAGGTGATCGTGCTCAACGGGGGTTCCAGTTCCGGCAAGTCCGGGATCGTGCGATGTCTCCAGGCGGTCCTGCCGGACCCGTGGCTGGCCTTCGGCATCGACGGCTTCGTGGAGTCGCTGCCGGCCTCGCTCCGGGCGGGCGACGCGGGAATCGAGTTCGCCGCGGACGGCGGGGTGAGCGTCGGGGAGGAGTTCTCGCGCCTGGAGGCGGCCTGGCGGGCGGGGGTCACGGCGACGGCCTGGGCGGGCGCCCGGGTGATCGTCGACGACGTGTTCCTGGGCGGCGCGCATTCGCAGGAGCGGTGGCGAAAGTCGCTGGACGGACTGGACGTGCTGTGGGTCGGCGTGCGCTGCGAGGCCGCCGTCGCCGCGGGCCGCGAGCTCGTCCGGGGCGACCGGGTCAGCGGGATGGCCGAGAAGCAGGCGGAGATCGTCCACCAGGGCGTGGTCTACGACCTCGAGGTCGACACCACCCGCACCGAGGCCCTGGACTGCGCGCGCACCATCGCCGAGGCGGTCGTCAGCGGCTCCCCGTGA
- a CDS encoding FAD-dependent oxidoreductase: MTSNTRVVVIGAGLAGVRLARRLGELGTPVTLIGEEEHRPYNRVLLAEVLAGRYTPEVIALPAPAALTRARVAGIDRGARTVECADGSKIAYDTLVLATGSNPVLPPLRGLFTPDHELPVGVHAFRTMDDCLGLSEAVRPGVKAVVIGGGLLGVSAARALAQRGAQVILAQQSERLMERQLDPSASKLVRRHLGDLGVEVHTDLRVRDVRCVGGAVRSVEMADGYALDAEIVVLACGVHPRVGLAQTAGLEVRKGIVVDDELRTSDPHIHAIGDCAQHDGTVYGLATPALEQADVLAELLAGRTNARYTGTRSLTRLTLAGQTAFDLAAFGETEALPGDDVVQLADATRGTYRKVVVRDDRLVGGVLVGELGTVGALARAWEGAEPLPSDGGPLLHLLTNDGGS, from the coding sequence ATGACCTCGAATACGCGTGTGGTGGTGATCGGCGCCGGGCTCGCGGGCGTCCGGCTCGCCCGGCGGCTCGGAGAGCTCGGCACGCCCGTGACGCTGATCGGCGAGGAGGAGCACCGCCCGTACAACCGGGTGCTCCTGGCCGAGGTGCTGGCGGGCCGGTACACCCCGGAGGTGATCGCGCTCCCGGCGCCGGCCGCGCTGACCCGGGCGCGGGTCGCCGGCATCGACCGCGGGGCCCGGACCGTCGAGTGCGCGGACGGCTCGAAGATCGCGTACGACACGCTGGTCCTGGCCACCGGCTCGAACCCGGTGCTGCCGCCGCTGCGGGGTCTGTTCACCCCCGACCACGAGCTGCCCGTGGGCGTCCACGCCTTCCGGACCATGGACGACTGCCTGGGTCTGTCCGAGGCGGTCCGGCCGGGAGTGAAGGCCGTCGTGATCGGCGGCGGGCTCCTCGGGGTCTCGGCGGCCCGTGCGCTCGCCCAGCGCGGCGCCCAGGTGATCCTCGCCCAGCAGTCCGAGCGGCTCATGGAGCGCCAGCTCGACCCGAGCGCGTCCAAGCTGGTCCGGCGCCACCTCGGGGACCTCGGCGTCGAGGTCCACACCGACCTGCGCGTGCGGGACGTGCGCTGTGTCGGCGGTGCGGTCCGCTCGGTGGAGATGGCCGACGGTTACGCCCTGGACGCCGAGATCGTGGTCCTGGCCTGCGGGGTCCACCCCCGTGTCGGCCTCGCGCAGACCGCGGGCCTGGAGGTGCGCAAGGGGATCGTCGTGGACGACGAACTGCGCACGTCCGACCCGCACATCCACGCCATCGGCGACTGCGCCCAGCACGACGGCACGGTCTACGGCCTCGCCACCCCGGCCCTCGAACAGGCCGATGTGCTCGCCGAGTTGCTCGCCGGTCGGACGAACGCCCGCTACACCGGCACCCGTTCGCTGACCCGGCTCACGCTCGCCGGGCAGACCGCCTTCGACCTGGCCGCGTTCGGCGAGACCGAGGCGCTCCCGGGCGACGACGTGGTCCAACTCGCGGACGCCACCCGCGGCACCTACCGCAAGGTCGTCGTCCGCGACGACCGCCTGGTCGGCGGGGTCCTCGTCGGCGAACTCGGCACCGTCGGCGCGCTCGCCCGCGCCTGGGAGGGAGCAGAGCCGCTCCCCTCCGACGGCGGACCGCTGCTCCACCTGCTCACCAACGATGGAGGCTCCTGA